One Urocitellus parryii isolate mUroPar1 chromosome 9, mUroPar1.hap1, whole genome shotgun sequence DNA segment encodes these proteins:
- the Atp5mf gene encoding ATP synthase F(0) complex subunit f, mitochondrial, with protein sequence MASIVPVKEKKLMEVKLGELPSWILMRDFTPKGIVGAFQRGYHRYYNKYINVKKGSIAGVNMVLAAYVLFSYCLSYKELKHERRRKYH encoded by the exons ATGGCGTCAATCG tgCCAGTGAAAGAGAAGAAACTCATGGAAGTTAAACTAGGGGAGTTGCCAAGCTGGATATTGATGCGGGATTTTACCCCTAAAGGCATTGTGGGAGCATTTCAGAGAG GTTACCACCGGTACTACAACAAGTACATCAACGTGAAGAAGGGGAGCATCGCGGGGGTCAACATGGTGCTGGCAGCATACGTGCTTTTCAGCTACTGCCTTTCTTACAAAGAACTCA AGCACGAGCGGCGACGAAAGTACCATTGA